One genomic window of Thioclava sp. GXIMD4216 includes the following:
- a CDS encoding P-II family nitrogen regulator, which translates to MKLIIAAIKPFKLEEVREALTSIGVRGMMVTEIKGFGAQSGHTEIYRGAEYAVNFVPKVKLEIVVTDGLADEVVDTILKAAKTDKIGDGKIFVLDVAQSVRVRTGETNEDAL; encoded by the coding sequence GTGAAACTGATTATTGCAGCAATCAAGCCTTTCAAGCTGGAAGAGGTGCGTGAAGCACTCACCTCCATCGGCGTGCGTGGCATGATGGTGACCGAAATCAAGGGTTTCGGAGCGCAGTCCGGTCATACGGAAATCTATCGTGGCGCCGAATACGCGGTGAATTTCGTGCCGAAGGTGAAGCTTGAAATCGTCGTGACCGATGGTCTGGCGGATGAGGTCGTCGACACGATCCTCAAAGCCGCAAAAACCGACAAGATCGGTGATGGCAAGATCTTTGTGCTCGATGTGGCACAGTCGGTTCGCGTTCGTACCGGGGAAACCAACGAAGACGCTCTATAA